The Sinomicrobium kalidii genome contains a region encoding:
- a CDS encoding ABC transporter permease, whose product MRITRKLHNPLNRIKDFFPDGMLMRNLISGKKTEKGSPVHPFWAIVRKEVADHIRSWRFIILLMMIVLTCFGSLYISITNLPEALANTRDPNSDFVFLKLFTASDGSLPPFHILLGFLGPLLGIGMGFDAVNSEQTGGTLVRIMAQPIHRDYVINAKFTGALIITGILFFALSLFMVGLGMVITGLSPSPEEFLRIMAFTFLSVIYIAFWLNLSILFSVKFKRAATSALTSIAVWLFFTVFYQIIIGMTAKALTPTSPFGRRGITRLAVQLLDIAPSRLFSDATTTLLVPSVRSLGPLSMQQMHRAIPSSLSLKDSLMIVWPQLTGLIAVTVLCFSLSYYLFMRQEVRS is encoded by the coding sequence ATGAGAATTACCCGAAAATTGCATAACCCCCTCAATCGCATAAAAGATTTTTTCCCGGACGGCATGTTAATGCGGAATCTTATATCCGGAAAAAAAACAGAAAAAGGCAGCCCGGTCCATCCTTTTTGGGCCATTGTCCGGAAAGAGGTTGCAGACCATATCAGGAGCTGGCGTTTTATCATTCTCCTTATGATGATAGTGCTTACCTGTTTCGGTTCGCTGTATATCTCCATAACCAATCTCCCGGAAGCCCTGGCCAACACCAGGGACCCCAACAGTGATTTTGTTTTCCTGAAACTGTTTACGGCATCAGACGGCTCCCTTCCCCCGTTTCATATTCTTCTGGGTTTCCTGGGGCCGCTCCTGGGTATTGGTATGGGATTTGACGCAGTGAATTCCGAACAAACCGGCGGAACACTTGTCCGGATCATGGCGCAGCCCATACACCGCGATTATGTTATCAATGCCAAGTTCACGGGAGCACTGATCATTACCGGCATACTGTTTTTTGCACTCAGTTTATTCATGGTAGGACTCGGCATGGTTATAACGGGATTGTCCCCCTCACCGGAAGAATTTCTCAGGATCATGGCCTTTACTTTCCTATCCGTTATCTATATCGCATTCTGGCTAAACCTTTCTATCCTTTTCTCCGTAAAATTTAAACGGGCGGCTACTTCTGCCCTTACTTCCATTGCCGTATGGCTGTTTTTCACGGTTTTTTACCAGATCATCATAGGTATGACCGCAAAGGCCCTGACCCCGACAAGCCCGTTTGGCAGACGGGGGATTACAAGGCTTGCAGTACAGTTGCTCGACATAGCCCCCAGCCGGTTATTTTCCGATGCTACCACAACCTTGCTGGTACCTTCGGTAAGGAGCCTCGGACCATTGTCCATGCAACAGATGCATCGGGCAATTCCGTCTTCACTGTCCCTCAAGGACAGCCTTATGATCGTATGGCCGCAACTTACCGGACTTATAGCCGTTACAGTACTCTGTTTTTCCCTTTCCTATTATTTGTTTATGCGACAAGAGGTGAGGTCCTGA
- a CDS encoding COG1470 family protein, giving the protein MINKTGATRTSRVTISGLPEEWHYELKSGGYDIEEISVLPGEKKTLSLTVNVPFKIDKGTYNFNVTAQGYSTLPLAVTVSRKGSSQAQFSSKQTNIQGAANSTFTYNAELRNGSGENEVYALRAMKPRGWNVRYKVGGKQVSSVNVEPNQTQRITIEVYPPAEIKAGTYKIPVIAGSGSISARLELESVITGTYDISLTTPTGRLSTKVTSGGKKKIKLLVKNTGSAAVDNIELKAKTPVNWEVTFEPEKINHLESGKSEEVHATIAVDNKALAGDYMADLQATSPEAKSEASFRISVKTSVLTGWAGILIILIAIGSVYILIRKYGRR; this is encoded by the coding sequence GTGATCAACAAGACCGGAGCTACCAGGACCTCCCGGGTTACAATTTCGGGGCTACCGGAAGAATGGCACTATGAACTCAAGTCCGGTGGGTACGATATCGAAGAGATTTCTGTACTTCCCGGAGAAAAGAAAACCCTGTCACTAACCGTCAATGTTCCCTTTAAAATAGACAAGGGCACTTATAATTTTAATGTTACGGCACAGGGTTACTCCACATTACCTCTTGCAGTTACCGTTTCCCGGAAAGGTTCGTCACAAGCACAGTTCAGCTCCAAACAGACCAATATCCAGGGCGCAGCCAATTCCACCTTTACATACAATGCCGAACTGAGAAACGGCAGTGGGGAAAACGAAGTATATGCACTCCGCGCCATGAAACCACGCGGATGGAACGTCCGCTATAAAGTCGGTGGAAAACAGGTGTCTTCCGTAAATGTGGAACCTAATCAGACCCAGAGAATAACCATAGAAGTCTACCCCCCGGCAGAGATAAAGGCCGGAACCTATAAAATTCCGGTAATTGCAGGTTCGGGAAGCATTTCCGCCAGGCTGGAACTGGAATCGGTGATTACGGGGACTTATGACATATCCCTCACTACTCCCACAGGACGGCTAAGCACCAAAGTCACTTCAGGAGGTAAAAAGAAGATCAAACTTCTTGTGAAAAACACCGGCTCGGCAGCCGTAGACAATATAGAACTGAAAGCCAAGACCCCGGTAAACTGGGAGGTTACCTTTGAACCTGAAAAAATCAACCACCTGGAATCCGGTAAAAGCGAAGAAGTCCATGCCACTATTGCCGTAGATAACAAAGCACTTGCAGGCGATTACATGGCAGACCTGCAGGCTACATCTCCCGAAGCAAAGTCTGAAGCCTCATTCAGGATTTCAGTAAAAACATCTGTGCTTACGGGCTGGGCAGGTATCCTCATTATACTCATTGCCATTGGAAGTGTATATATCCTAATCCGAAAATACGGAAGGAGATAA
- a CDS encoding fructose 1,6-bisphosphatase, whose translation MAKEKNHPETNGTSVDPTSKIEAIKNLIFGENIQEYNTEFEAVKKDITQKKKELEALIEDTRTELMQTIDNLGTDVNIRITELENSLQDKADTLDQKKVDRSTLGKLLIQLGEKIKDK comes from the coding sequence ATGGCAAAGGAAAAAAATCACCCTGAGACAAATGGAACATCCGTTGATCCTACGTCCAAAATAGAAGCGATAAAAAACCTTATTTTCGGCGAGAATATTCAGGAATACAATACTGAATTCGAAGCTGTTAAAAAAGACATTACACAAAAAAAGAAAGAGCTCGAGGCCTTGATCGAAGATACCCGTACGGAGCTCATGCAAACCATTGACAACCTGGGGACAGACGTTAACATCAGGATCACGGAACTGGAAAACTCACTCCAGGACAAAGCAGATACACTGGACCAGAAAAAGGTAGACAGGTCTACTCTCGGAAAACTCCTCATTCAACTCGGAGAAAAGATAAAGGACAAATAA
- the fbp gene encoding class 1 fructose-bisphosphatase — MKKHKTLGEFIIEKQAEFRYSSGELSKLINAIRLAAKVVNHEVNKAGLVDIIGASGDTNIQGENQQKLDVMANEKFIQTLTNREIVCGIASEEEDDFITINSLDKKHQNKYIVLIDPLDGSSNIDVNVSVGTIFSIYRRVTPIGTPVTLDDFLQPGRNQVAAGYVIYGTSTMLVYTTGHGVNGFTLNPAIGTFYLSHPNMCYPENGRIYSVNEGNYIHFPQGVKDYIKYCQKEEDDRPYTSRYIGSLVSDFHRNMIKGGIYMYPKSSKTQDGKLRLLYECNPMALIAEQANGKASDGFRRILDIQPEELHQRTSFFCGSKKMVEKTEEFMLKSPS, encoded by the coding sequence ATGAAAAAACATAAAACTCTGGGAGAATTCATTATTGAAAAACAGGCGGAATTCAGGTATTCTTCCGGTGAACTGTCCAAACTCATCAATGCCATACGCCTCGCGGCCAAAGTGGTGAATCACGAAGTGAACAAGGCCGGACTTGTAGATATCATAGGCGCTTCGGGAGATACAAACATACAGGGCGAAAACCAGCAAAAGCTGGATGTCATGGCCAATGAAAAATTCATACAGACCCTGACCAACAGGGAAATTGTCTGCGGAATTGCTTCGGAGGAGGAAGACGACTTTATAACCATCAACAGCCTGGACAAAAAACACCAGAACAAATACATTGTCCTGATTGACCCGCTTGACGGTTCGAGCAACATAGATGTCAATGTTTCCGTGGGGACCATTTTTTCCATCTACAGAAGGGTCACTCCCATCGGCACCCCGGTTACACTTGACGACTTTCTTCAGCCGGGAAGGAATCAGGTGGCCGCCGGTTATGTCATCTACGGCACTTCCACCATGCTGGTATACACTACCGGGCACGGTGTAAACGGGTTTACGCTAAACCCCGCAATAGGCACTTTTTACCTGTCTCACCCCAATATGTGCTATCCCGAAAACGGAAGGATATATTCTGTAAACGAAGGCAATTACATCCATTTCCCCCAGGGAGTGAAAGATTATATAAAATATTGTCAGAAAGAGGAAGACGATCGCCCTTATACTTCCAGATATATCGGCTCGCTGGTATCGGATTTTCACCGGAACATGATAAAAGGCGGTATTTACATGTACCCGAAAAGCAGCAAAACACAAGACGGAAAACTGCGTTTGCTCTACGAATGCAACCCTATGGCCCTTATTGCCGAACAGGCCAATGGTAAGGCCAGTGACGGCTTCCGGCGCATCCTTGATATCCAGCCCGAAGAACTCCACCAGCGCACCTCCTTCTTCTGCGGCAGTAAAAAAATGGTGGAGAAAACAGAAGAGTTTATGCTTAAGTCCCCCAGTTAA
- a CDS encoding ATP-binding protein: protein MLNAYKKQFLVPKVQFTVISEKGDILDSDDMLFPFKKEKNIIHCHPFFESIIPLLNHTEKSLSFSCVHINGKICDIDCKTFEDKDPVIIIHDLSEHYQSLQTVAQKRNETVIESEILTLQNTYLQEKEAFKRTFIANFSHEIRNPLTGVFSFTEMLEKTSLTDEQYDLVEVIKALCQDLNVMITDILDLSKIEVGKFVINNEIFDFTELLDSISFIYATKARQKKLRFRMHVDEKLPRYIEGDKTRIKQILTNIIENAIKFTEEGYIDLHVKLNHKRANKVNIQFEITDTGIGIPKKYLNDIFTSFTQVHKDNKYPGTGLGLTIVKNLISLMQGEITAESEPDKGTAIRFNLRLKFPINYKGPGKPEQDNKILFKSKKKYNILLVEDNKISQIIVLKILSSQGTFFLDIAENGEQAMERVEENQYDLILLDIRLPDVTGYELAPAIRNLPEKKYAKVPIVALSGSILGDSKTKYKKSAINDVLQKPFQEQQLLKKLHKFLK from the coding sequence ATGCTCAACGCCTATAAAAAGCAATTCCTGGTTCCAAAAGTGCAGTTTACCGTGATCTCGGAAAAGGGAGACATCCTGGACTCGGACGATATGCTTTTCCCCTTCAAAAAGGAAAAGAACATTATCCATTGCCACCCCTTTTTCGAAAGTATCATCCCCCTGCTCAACCATACGGAAAAATCGCTTTCCTTTTCCTGTGTACATATCAACGGAAAAATATGCGACATCGATTGCAAAACCTTTGAAGACAAGGACCCCGTAATTATTATTCACGACTTGTCCGAACACTATCAATCCCTGCAAACCGTTGCGCAAAAACGGAACGAAACGGTCATAGAATCGGAAATCCTCACCCTGCAGAATACGTATTTACAGGAAAAGGAGGCCTTTAAACGTACCTTTATAGCCAATTTCAGTCACGAAATCCGGAATCCGCTCACCGGAGTGTTCTCTTTCACCGAAATGCTGGAAAAAACCAGTCTTACCGATGAGCAATACGACCTGGTAGAAGTGATAAAAGCCCTGTGCCAGGACCTGAACGTCATGATAACGGACATCCTGGACCTTTCCAAAATAGAGGTGGGCAAGTTCGTTATAAACAATGAAATATTCGACTTTACCGAATTGCTCGACTCCATTAGTTTTATATATGCCACCAAGGCGAGGCAGAAGAAACTCCGCTTTCGCATGCACGTGGATGAAAAACTGCCGAGGTATATCGAAGGGGACAAAACACGAATAAAGCAGATACTGACCAATATTATAGAAAATGCCATCAAGTTTACCGAAGAGGGGTATATAGACCTCCATGTAAAGCTAAATCACAAAAGGGCAAACAAGGTAAATATCCAGTTCGAAATTACAGATACCGGAATCGGCATTCCCAAAAAGTATCTTAACGATATTTTTACCAGTTTTACACAGGTACATAAAGACAACAAATACCCCGGAACAGGTCTTGGCCTGACCATCGTAAAAAACCTCATCTCCCTGATGCAGGGCGAAATCACAGCGGAAAGCGAACCCGACAAGGGTACCGCCATACGGTTCAACCTGCGACTGAAGTTTCCTATAAACTACAAAGGGCCCGGGAAACCGGAGCAGGACAACAAGATCCTGTTCAAATCCAAAAAGAAATACAACATACTCCTTGTGGAAGACAATAAAATAAGCCAGATCATCGTACTCAAAATACTCTCTTCACAAGGCACTTTTTTCCTGGATATTGCCGAGAACGGGGAACAAGCCATGGAAAGGGTCGAAGAAAACCAGTACGACCTCATACTGCTGGATATCCGCCTTCCCGACGTGACCGGGTATGAACTGGCACCGGCCATCCGGAACCTACCGGAAAAAAAATATGCCAAAGTACCCATTGTGGCCCTTTCGGGCAGTATTCTGGGCGACAGCAAGACCAAATATAAAAAGTCGGCTATTAACGACGTGCTGCAAAAACCGTTTCAGGAACAACAATTGCTCAAAAAACTCCATAAATTCCTGAAATAA
- the nagA gene encoding N-acetylglucosamine-6-phosphate deacetylase, with protein MPIAYTNAWIFTGDSIETDKAVLVRDGVIEDVIPVENIPEEYRREDLGGMYLAPAFIDLQIYGGDGKLFSHELSVASLQATYSYCLRGGCTHFMITLATNTIEKFLKGLEVAKTYLEEGGKGLLGVHLEGPYISPDKRGAHLRECVKSPTPEEIELLMRKGGDLFKMMTLAPEQCSDKVLDLLLENGVLVSAGHSNATYEEAMYGFNRGIPAATHLFNAMSPLHHRAPGVVGAVFDHSLAMASIVCDGVHVDYAVIRTAKKIMKDRLFFITDAVTEIREGEYQHLFRDDRYVLPDGTLSGSALNMMQCVRNAVRYAGIPLEEALRMTSAYPARLLKSNRLGRIGKGCKADMVVFDGDLKIHRTIVS; from the coding sequence ATGCCGATAGCCTATACCAATGCCTGGATATTTACCGGAGATTCCATCGAAACGGATAAAGCTGTCCTTGTCCGGGATGGCGTTATTGAAGATGTTATCCCTGTTGAAAATATTCCAGAGGAATACCGCAGGGAAGACCTGGGCGGAATGTACCTCGCGCCCGCCTTTATTGACCTTCAGATTTATGGTGGCGACGGAAAATTGTTTTCCCATGAGTTAAGTGTAGCCTCTCTTCAGGCTACCTATTCGTATTGCCTGCGTGGCGGATGTACGCATTTTATGATTACGCTGGCCACCAATACCATAGAAAAATTCCTGAAAGGCCTTGAAGTGGCAAAGACGTATTTGGAGGAAGGGGGGAAGGGGCTTCTCGGGGTTCACCTGGAAGGACCGTATATCAGTCCCGACAAACGCGGTGCACATCTCCGGGAATGTGTCAAGTCACCTACCCCGGAAGAAATAGAACTGCTGATGCGCAAGGGCGGGGACCTTTTTAAAATGATGACCCTTGCCCCGGAGCAGTGCAGTGATAAAGTACTCGATCTTTTGCTGGAAAACGGGGTCCTGGTTTCTGCCGGACACAGTAATGCCACTTATGAAGAAGCCATGTACGGCTTTAACCGGGGTATACCCGCTGCCACACACCTTTTCAATGCCATGTCGCCCCTGCACCACCGGGCGCCGGGTGTGGTCGGTGCCGTATTCGATCATTCTTTGGCCATGGCGAGTATTGTCTGTGACGGTGTCCATGTGGATTATGCCGTTATCCGGACAGCAAAGAAGATTATGAAAGACCGTTTGTTCTTTATCACGGATGCTGTGACCGAGATCCGGGAGGGCGAATACCAGCACCTGTTCAGGGACGACAGGTATGTATTGCCGGACGGAACCTTGTCCGGGTCGGCCCTGAACATGATGCAGTGTGTGCGGAATGCGGTCAGGTATGCCGGAATTCCTTTGGAAGAAGCCCTTCGGATGACATCGGCCTACCCTGCCCGGCTTCTTAAAAGCAACAGGCTCGGCCGTATTGGAAAAGGATGTAAGGCCGATATGGTTGTTTTTGACGGCGATCTGAAAATCCACCGGACCATTGTTTCCTGA
- a CDS encoding TerB family tellurite resistance protein, whose amino-acid sequence MSILDLYSSAFLERNRDHFAAIVRIALSDGNINPEEKAFLDRLADNLNISEEDYKTILKNPDKYPINPPFFYDSRLERLYDLTCMVYVDHIADEEETRMLHKLAVGLGFTPGNVKYIISKAYDLISHGADLDTFKEEIRHMNR is encoded by the coding sequence ATGTCAATCTTAGATTTATATTCCAGCGCTTTCCTGGAGCGCAACCGGGATCATTTTGCAGCCATAGTTCGAATAGCTTTGTCTGACGGGAACATCAACCCGGAAGAAAAAGCATTCCTGGACCGTCTGGCGGATAACCTGAACATTTCGGAGGAAGATTATAAAACCATATTAAAGAATCCGGACAAATACCCCATCAACCCTCCTTTTTTCTACGACTCCCGCCTGGAGCGGCTTTACGATCTTACCTGTATGGTCTATGTAGATCACATAGCCGATGAGGAAGAAACACGAATGTTACATAAACTTGCAGTAGGGCTGGGCTTCACTCCGGGAAATGTAAAATACATTATAAGCAAGGCTTACGACCTGATTTCACACGGCGCCGATCTCGATACTTTTAAGGAAGAAATACGGCATATGAACAGGTAA
- a CDS encoding cell envelope biogenesis protein OmpA: protein MNENDKLNILKDILLTDDREYAETIAKRIKALEKVLHTRSELADRVDPIIDHKLDEFIDEIPKTLGPTITKTLKTEIKNSKEQVVEALYPIMGKMIKKYVWQEIKLLSERVSKQVENSFSLNAWKRKAKAWFTGVKEHDLILSELGNASVEQVFIIEKNSGILLGNYSKTKTIDEDMFSGMLTAIKSFVEDAFQQKGQNLELIEYELYHIHIQSFVSYYVAVVVSGQYTTPIKNKLQDIIFNFSENFLSLMIYNPDIDKNDIVNELNYYFNNDHI from the coding sequence ATGAATGAGAATGACAAGCTAAACATCCTGAAAGATATTCTCCTCACGGATGACCGGGAGTACGCAGAGACCATTGCCAAACGTATAAAAGCGTTGGAAAAGGTACTTCATACCCGTTCGGAACTTGCAGACAGGGTAGACCCCATAATAGACCACAAACTGGACGAGTTCATCGACGAAATCCCGAAGACCCTGGGGCCCACCATTACGAAAACCCTGAAAACGGAAATCAAAAATTCTAAGGAACAGGTGGTAGAGGCACTTTACCCCATTATGGGTAAAATGATCAAGAAATACGTATGGCAGGAAATAAAGTTATTGTCGGAAAGGGTGAGCAAGCAGGTAGAAAACAGTTTTTCGTTAAATGCCTGGAAACGAAAGGCGAAAGCCTGGTTTACGGGGGTAAAGGAACACGACCTCATCCTTTCGGAACTCGGAAATGCTTCCGTAGAGCAGGTATTTATCATCGAAAAAAATTCGGGCATACTGCTGGGCAATTATTCCAAGACAAAGACCATAGACGAAGACATGTTTTCCGGGATGCTGACAGCCATTAAATCCTTTGTAGAAGACGCTTTCCAGCAAAAGGGACAAAATCTCGAACTCATAGAATATGAATTGTATCACATTCACATACAAAGTTTCGTTTCTTACTACGTAGCCGTAGTGGTTTCCGGACAATATACTACCCCAATTAAAAACAAATTACAGGATATTATTTTTAATTTTTCCGAAAACTTCCTGAGTTTAATGATCTATAATCCGGATATCGATAAAAATGATATTGTAAACGAACTAAATTATTATTTTAATAATGACCATATCTAA
- a CDS encoding aspartate kinase, producing MKIFKFGGASVKDAQGVKNVVKVLETVGYDNTLLVVSAMGKTTNALEEVINNYFHNEEELQRSIQDVKKYHDKILLELFERESHPVFWKVDGLFAELSSFLGRNKSPNYSFVYDQVIGFGELVSTTIISQYMLETGIKNTWLDVRNFIKTDDSYRDASVDWENTQQNINEGVNKSLLNITQGFLGSDPNNFTTTLGREGSDYTAAIFAYCLNAESVTIWKDVPGVLNADPRYFENARLLNQISYTEAIELAFYGASVIHPKTLQPLQRKEIPLYVKSFVNPTEKGTSVSKGQHLEPQIPCFIVKKNQVLISLSSLDFSFIVEDNISEIFRLLHDHRMKVDVIQNSAISFSVCVDNKFNKLQDLLNILKAKFKVECEEGVSLYTVRHATTESLDELENDKEILLKQRLQNTVQLVAR from the coding sequence ATGAAAATATTTAAGTTCGGAGGAGCATCGGTCAAGGATGCCCAGGGGGTCAAGAATGTGGTGAAGGTATTGGAAACCGTAGGATATGACAATACCCTTCTTGTGGTCTCTGCAATGGGAAAGACCACCAATGCCCTTGAAGAAGTTATAAATAACTACTTTCACAATGAAGAAGAGTTACAGCGTTCAATACAGGATGTAAAAAAATATCACGACAAGATATTGCTCGAACTCTTTGAAAGGGAAAGCCACCCCGTTTTCTGGAAAGTGGACGGACTTTTTGCAGAACTGAGTTCCTTTCTGGGAAGAAACAAATCGCCCAACTACAGTTTTGTGTATGACCAGGTGATAGGTTTCGGTGAACTGGTCTCCACTACAATAATAAGCCAGTATATGCTGGAAACCGGTATCAAAAACACCTGGCTCGACGTGCGGAACTTTATCAAGACCGATGACAGTTATCGCGATGCCAGTGTAGATTGGGAAAACACGCAACAAAACATAAATGAAGGGGTGAATAAAAGTCTGCTGAATATTACCCAGGGATTTCTGGGGAGCGATCCCAATAATTTTACTACCACACTCGGCAGGGAAGGCTCGGATTACACGGCGGCGATATTTGCATACTGTCTCAACGCGGAGAGCGTTACCATATGGAAAGACGTACCCGGCGTACTGAATGCCGACCCGAGGTATTTTGAGAATGCCCGGCTGCTCAATCAGATTTCCTATACGGAAGCCATAGAACTGGCATTTTACGGGGCATCCGTAATCCACCCCAAAACGTTACAACCCCTGCAACGCAAGGAAATACCGTTGTATGTGAAATCTTTCGTAAATCCCACGGAAAAGGGGACCAGTGTAAGCAAAGGACAACATCTGGAGCCTCAGATCCCGTGTTTTATCGTGAAAAAGAATCAGGTGTTGATCTCCCTTTCTTCCCTCGATTTCTCTTTTATTGTGGAAGACAATATCAGCGAAATATTCAGGTTGCTTCACGACCACCGGATGAAGGTGGATGTTATCCAGAACTCTGCCATTAGTTTTTCGGTATGTGTGGACAATAAATTCAACAAGCTCCAGGACCTGTTGAATATACTCAAGGCCAAGTTTAAGGTAGAGTGCGAGGAAGGAGTATCGCTCTACACGGTGAGGCATGCCACAACAGAGTCCCTGGACGAACTGGAAAACGACAAGGAGATATTGCTGAAACAACGACTACAGAACACCGTACAGCTTGTGGCCAGGTAG
- a CDS encoding ABC transporter ATP-binding protein: MKSSIIELKDLTKEYGTLKAVNKLNLDIEKGEVFGLLGPNGAGKSTTILMMLGLTEPTSGYARVCGFDATSAPIEVKKRVGYLPDNVGFYENRTGLENLAYIARLNRMAEKEIKPRALELLKRVGLENVAHKKVGTYSRGMKQRLGLADVLIKNPEVIILDEPTLGIDPSGVREFLELIRRLSREQQLTVLLSSHHLHQVQQVCDRVGIFVRGSMIARGDIPALSKTLFNSEPYIVEVEIKPPFSPENHPIKDILCNIREVSSVKQANERMLIACTSDITPVIAKTLVEANLNIQYLCRKEYGLDDIYQRYFEGNHENYPKIA; the protein is encoded by the coding sequence ATGAAATCATCTATTATAGAACTTAAGGACCTGACCAAGGAATACGGGACCCTGAAGGCGGTTAATAAACTCAACCTGGATATCGAAAAAGGGGAGGTTTTCGGTCTCCTCGGACCCAACGGGGCGGGTAAGTCCACCACCATTCTGATGATGCTGGGACTCACCGAACCTACCTCGGGTTACGCCAGGGTATGCGGGTTTGATGCTACATCGGCCCCCATTGAGGTCAAAAAACGTGTGGGATACCTGCCGGACAATGTCGGTTTCTACGAAAACCGGACAGGGCTGGAAAACCTGGCCTATATTGCCCGGCTTAACCGCATGGCCGAAAAAGAAATAAAACCCCGGGCCCTCGAATTACTGAAAAGGGTTGGACTGGAAAATGTTGCCCATAAAAAGGTAGGCACCTACTCACGGGGGATGAAACAGCGCCTCGGTCTGGCGGACGTGCTGATCAAAAACCCCGAGGTCATCATACTCGATGAACCTACACTGGGTATCGATCCCTCAGGGGTACGTGAATTTTTAGAACTGATCCGAAGGCTGAGCAGGGAACAGCAACTCACCGTATTGCTCTCTTCCCATCATCTTCACCAGGTACAACAGGTATGTGACCGGGTCGGGATTTTTGTTCGCGGTTCCATGATCGCTCGCGGAGATATCCCCGCATTATCCAAAACATTGTTCAACAGCGAACCCTATATAGTGGAAGTTGAGATAAAACCTCCTTTTTCACCGGAAAACCATCCGATAAAGGATATTTTATGCAACATCAGGGAGGTAAGCAGTGTAAAGCAAGCTAATGAAAGGATGCTTATTGCCTGCACCAGCGACATAACCCCGGTGATTGCAAAAACCCTGGTAGAAGCCAACCTGAACATTCAGTACCTGTGCAGGAAGGAATACGGACTGGACGATATTTACCAACGCTATTTTGAAGGAAATCATGAGAATTACCCGAAAATTGCATAA
- a CDS encoding Rab family GTPase — protein sequence MTISKKIVLLGHFGVGKTSLVRRFVENTFSDNYKVTIGVHILKKEVKLPENQVNLIIWDIEGSEDITTTRPSYLLGSHGFIYVFDTTRKSTYENLAADLEHLKSGYNDVPVLVVGNKSDLVTKTHLRENKKYFDQAHYFSSAKTGENVETLFEELTQKLID from the coding sequence ATGACCATATCTAAAAAAATTGTTCTTTTGGGGCATTTTGGTGTAGGGAAAACCTCTTTGGTACGACGTTTTGTAGAGAACACCTTTTCTGATAATTATAAAGTCACCATCGGAGTACACATTTTAAAAAAAGAAGTGAAACTGCCGGAAAACCAGGTCAATCTCATTATCTGGGATATAGAAGGCAGTGAAGATATTACCACGACCCGTCCGTCCTACCTGCTGGGATCGCATGGCTTTATCTATGTATTCGACACTACCCGGAAATCTACATACGAAAATCTGGCGGCAGATCTTGAACATCTGAAATCGGGCTACAACGACGTCCCCGTACTGGTGGTAGGCAATAAAAGTGACCTTGTGACCAAAACCCATCTCAGGGAAAACAAAAAGTATTTCGACCAGGCCCATTATTTCTCAAGTGCCAAAACCGGAGAAAATGTAGAAACCCTTTTTGAAGAACTGACACAAAAACTGATTGACTAA
- a CDS encoding GNAT family N-acetyltransferase yields the protein MAPYIIRDATIGDMPGVMALIEELAVFEKEPDAVEITVEDLERDGFGEKPAFHCFVAEMEDNIAGIALVYPRYSTWKGIALHLEDLVVSRKYRGKGLGKALLSRVIEYGHELGVKRINWEVLDWNEPAIKFYEHNGARIIKEWNVVHLDEKGIANYVANLK from the coding sequence ATGGCGCCATATATTATCAGAGATGCTACAATAGGGGATATGCCCGGAGTCATGGCATTAATCGAAGAACTGGCAGTTTTTGAAAAAGAACCGGATGCGGTGGAGATCACTGTGGAAGACCTCGAACGGGACGGTTTCGGGGAAAAACCTGCCTTTCACTGTTTTGTGGCCGAAATGGAAGATAATATTGCAGGGATTGCACTGGTGTATCCGCGTTATTCTACCTGGAAGGGAATTGCCTTACACCTGGAAGATCTTGTTGTGTCCCGTAAATACCGGGGTAAGGGCCTGGGGAAGGCATTGCTGTCGAGGGTGATCGAATACGGTCATGAACTCGGGGTAAAACGGATAAACTGGGAAGTGCTCGACTGGAACGAACCGGCTATTAAGTTTTATGAACACAACGGCGCCCGCATCATTAAAGAATGGAATGTAGTACACCTTGACGAGAAGGGCATAGCCAACTATGTTGCCAACCTCAAATAA